From Erwinia sp. HDF1-3R, one genomic window encodes:
- the rapA gene encoding RNA polymerase-associated protein RapA: MPFTLGQRWISDTESELGLGTIVAVDTRMVTVLFSATGENRLYAKNDSPITRVMFNPGDTITSHEGWQLEVEEVLSENGLMDYIGTRLDTGETGVLLREVMLDSKLVFSKPQDRLFAGQLDRMDRFALRFRARKYQSEQYRLPVSGLRGMRTSLIPHQLHIAHDVGRRHAPRVLLADEVGLGKTIEAGMIIHQQLLAGRAERVLIVVPETLQHQWLVEMLRRFNLRFALFDDERYTQAQQDSDNAFETEQLVICSLDFVRRNKQRLAMLADAEWDLLIVDEAHHLAWEDGQPSREYQVIEQLAEQIPGVLLLTATPEQLGMESHFARLRLLDPDRFHDFDAFVEEQQHFRPIADAVTGLLADKSISQQEMNMLNDLMGEQDIEPLLQTANSDSEGKLEARKELISMLMDRHGTSRVLFRNTRNGVKGFPKRELHQIRLPLPTQYQTAIKVSGIMAARKTADERARDMLYPEQIYQEFEGDSGTWWNFDPRVEWLMGFLTSHREHKVLVICAKAATALQLEQVLREREGIKAAVFHEGLSIIERDRAAAWFASEEEGAQVLLCSEIGSEGRNFQFASQMVMFDLPFNPDLLEQRIGRLDRIGQAHDIQIHVPWLEKTAQAVLVRWYNEGLDAFEHTCPTGRAIYDSVYSRLIEFLATPDNTEGLDAFIADCRSQHDALKSQLEQGRDRLLELNSNGGEQAQALAGAISAQDDDIELVNFALNLFDIVGINQEDRSDNLIVLTPGDHMLVPDFPGLPEDGCTITFDRNQALSREDAQYVTWEHPIVRNGLDLILSGDTGSCALSLLKNKALPVGTLLVELIYVVEAQAPKHLQLTRFLPPTPVRMLVDRKGTNLAGKVEFESFNRQLNAINRHNGSKLVNAVQQDVHAILKLAEDQAAAEARALIDIARREADEKLSAELSRLDALRAVNPNIRQDEIDALESNREQVLSALSEAGWRLDALRLIVVTHQ; this comes from the coding sequence ATGCCTTTTACACTTGGTCAACGCTGGATCAGCGATACGGAAAGCGAACTGGGACTGGGAACTATCGTCGCGGTCGATACGCGCATGGTGACTGTGCTTTTCTCCGCCACCGGTGAAAACCGTCTTTATGCAAAAAATGATTCTCCTATCACCCGCGTGATGTTCAATCCGGGTGACACCATTACCAGCCATGAAGGCTGGCAGCTTGAGGTGGAAGAAGTCCTCAGCGAAAACGGGCTGATGGACTATATCGGGACGCGGCTGGACACGGGCGAAACCGGCGTGCTGCTGCGCGAGGTGATGCTCGACAGCAAGCTGGTGTTCAGCAAGCCGCAGGATCGCCTGTTTGCCGGCCAGCTCGACCGCATGGATCGTTTCGCCCTGCGCTTTCGCGCCCGTAAATATCAGAGCGAGCAGTACCGCCTGCCGGTCAGCGGCCTGCGCGGTATGCGCACCAGCCTGATCCCTCACCAGTTGCATATCGCTCACGATGTGGGCCGACGCCATGCGCCACGCGTGCTGCTGGCGGATGAGGTAGGACTCGGCAAGACCATCGAAGCCGGGATGATTATCCACCAGCAGCTGCTGGCGGGCCGCGCCGAGCGCGTGTTAATCGTGGTGCCGGAAACGCTGCAACACCAGTGGCTGGTGGAGATGCTCCGTCGCTTCAATCTGCGCTTTGCCCTGTTTGACGACGAACGCTACACCCAGGCCCAGCAGGACAGCGACAACGCCTTTGAAACCGAGCAGCTGGTGATCTGCTCGCTCGACTTCGTCCGCCGCAACAAACAGCGTCTGGCGATGCTGGCAGACGCCGAGTGGGATTTGCTGATTGTCGATGAGGCCCACCACCTGGCCTGGGAAGATGGGCAGCCGAGCCGTGAATATCAGGTGATCGAGCAGCTTGCCGAGCAGATCCCCGGCGTACTGCTGCTGACCGCCACGCCAGAACAGCTGGGTATGGAAAGCCACTTTGCCCGCCTGCGCCTGCTGGACCCCGATCGCTTCCACGACTTTGACGCCTTTGTTGAGGAGCAGCAGCATTTCCGCCCCATCGCCGACGCGGTGACCGGCCTGCTGGCCGATAAGTCCATCAGCCAGCAGGAGATGAACATGCTGAACGATCTGATGGGCGAACAGGATATCGAGCCGCTGCTGCAAACCGCCAACAGCGACAGCGAAGGCAAGCTGGAGGCGCGCAAAGAGCTGATCAGCATGCTGATGGATCGCCACGGTACCAGCCGCGTGCTGTTCCGTAATACCCGTAACGGGGTGAAAGGCTTTCCGAAGCGCGAGCTGCATCAGATCCGTCTGCCGCTGCCGACGCAGTATCAGACCGCCATCAAGGTTTCCGGCATTATGGCCGCGCGGAAAACGGCCGATGAACGCGCTCGCGATATGCTCTATCCCGAGCAAATTTATCAGGAGTTCGAGGGCGACAGCGGCACCTGGTGGAATTTCGATCCGCGCGTGGAGTGGCTGATGGGCTTCCTGACCAGCCATCGCGAGCACAAAGTGCTGGTGATCTGCGCCAAGGCCGCCACGGCGCTTCAGCTTGAGCAGGTACTGCGCGAGCGCGAAGGCATTAAGGCGGCGGTATTCCATGAGGGGTTGTCAATCATTGAACGCGACCGCGCCGCCGCGTGGTTTGCTTCTGAGGAAGAGGGTGCGCAGGTACTTCTCTGCTCGGAGATTGGCTCTGAAGGTCGTAACTTCCAGTTTGCCAGCCAGATGGTGATGTTCGATCTGCCGTTTAACCCGGACCTTCTGGAGCAGCGTATTGGCCGCCTGGACCGTATCGGGCAGGCGCATGATATTCAGATCCACGTGCCGTGGCTGGAAAAAACCGCTCAGGCGGTGCTGGTACGCTGGTACAACGAAGGGCTGGATGCGTTCGAGCACACCTGCCCGACCGGCCGCGCCATCTATGACAGCGTCTATTCACGGCTGATCGAATTTCTTGCCACGCCGGATAACACCGAAGGGCTGGATGCGTTTATCGCCGACTGCCGCAGCCAGCACGATGCGCTGAAATCCCAGCTGGAACAGGGCCGCGACCGCCTGCTGGAGCTGAACTCCAACGGCGGCGAGCAGGCTCAGGCGCTGGCCGGGGCGATCAGCGCGCAGGATGATGATATTGAGCTGGTTAACTTTGCACTCAATCTGTTCGATATCGTCGGCATCAATCAGGAAGATCGCAGTGATAATCTGATCGTCCTGACGCCGGGCGACCATATGCTGGTGCCGGATTTCCCTGGACTGCCGGAGGATGGCTGCACTATCACCTTCGATCGCAATCAGGCGCTGTCGCGTGAAGATGCGCAGTACGTCACCTGGGAGCATCCAATCGTGCGCAACGGTCTGGATTTGATCCTCTCCGGCGATACCGGCAGCTGCGCGCTGTCGCTGCTGAAAAATAAGGCGCTGCCGGTGGGAACGCTACTGGTTGAGCTGATTTACGTGGTGGAAGCGCAGGCGCCGAAGCATCTGCAACTGACCCGCTTCCTGCCGCCGACGCCGGTACGCATGCTGGTTGACCGTAAAGGCACCAACCTGGCGGGCAAGGTGGAGTTTGAAAGCTTTAACCGCCAGCTGAACGCCATCAACCGTCATAACGGCAGCAAGCTGGTTAATGCGGTGCAGCAGGATGTGCATGCGATCCTCAAGCTGGCGGAAGATCAGGCAGCCGCAGAAGCCCGCGCGCTGATTGATATTGCCCGCCGGGAAGCCGACGAGAAGCTGAGTGCGGAGCTGTCGCGCCTGGATGCCCTGCGCGCCGTCAATCCTAACATCCGTCAGGATGAGATTGACGCGCTGGAGAGCAACCGCGAGCAGGTTCTGTCGGCGCTGAGTGAAGCTGGCTGGCGCCTGGATGCGCTGCGCCTGATCGTCGTCACGCATCAGTAA
- the polB gene encoding DNA polymerase II, producing the protein MNNARAGFLLTRHWRDTSAGTEVVFWLATDEGPQRVVLPPQESVAFIPLEYRSRVETLLKQERHFRLASLTLKDFHQRPVFGLYCTQYRQLQRLEKLLRENGITLYEADIRPPERFLMERFITSPVWFSGEPAGDSLVNARLKPHPDYRPPLKWVSLDIETTRQGELYCIGLEGCGERVVYMLGPENGDASALDFTLEYVSSRPQLLEKLNAWFARHDPDVLIGWNVVQFDLRVLQKHADRYGIPLRLGRNGEALEWREHGFKPGIFFAQMSGRLVIDGIDALKSAFWNFSSFSLESVSRELLGEGKAIDNPWDRMQEINRRFAEDKPALAHYNLKDCELVTRIFQHTELMPFLLERATVNGLPVDRHGGSVAAFSHLYLPRMHRAGFVAPGMGEVAPEASPGGYVMDSRPGLYDSVLVLDYKSLYPSIIRTFLIDPVGLVEGLAHPDEADSVSGFREARFSRTNHCLPEIVRQIWLGREAAKKAGNKPLSQALKIIMNAFYGVLGTSACRFFDPRLASSITLRGHEIMRLTRERVEAEGYTVIYGDTDSTFVWLKTPHDEASAAAIGQRLVENINGWWRDHLRQTFNLDSALELEYETHFSRFLMPTIRGAEQGSKKRYAGLIRTDREERMVFKGLETVRTDWTPLAQRFQQALYLKIFKGEPYQDYIRETVRQLLEGELDDQLTYSKRLRRPLNDYQRNVPPHVRAARIADEQNQKLGRPLLYQNGGRIRYVMATSGPEPLEARITPLDYEHYLSRQLQPVADGILPFLQDDFATLVTGQLGLF; encoded by the coding sequence GTGAACAACGCACGCGCAGGTTTCTTGCTCACCCGCCACTGGCGGGATACGTCGGCCGGTACGGAGGTGGTATTTTGGCTGGCCACGGACGAGGGTCCGCAGCGCGTGGTGCTACCGCCACAGGAATCGGTCGCCTTTATTCCGCTGGAATACCGCTCGCGGGTTGAAACCCTGCTCAAGCAGGAGCGACATTTTCGGCTGGCCTCACTGACGCTAAAAGATTTTCACCAGCGCCCGGTTTTCGGGCTCTATTGCACACAGTATCGTCAGCTTCAGAGGCTGGAAAAGCTGCTGCGTGAAAACGGCATCACCCTGTATGAGGCGGATATTCGCCCGCCCGAACGCTTTTTAATGGAGCGCTTTATTACCTCCCCGGTCTGGTTTAGCGGCGAACCGGCTGGCGACAGCCTGGTCAACGCCCGCCTTAAGCCGCACCCTGACTACCGTCCACCGCTTAAATGGGTTTCGCTGGATATTGAAACCACCCGCCAGGGCGAGCTGTACTGCATCGGCCTGGAGGGCTGCGGCGAGCGGGTTGTCTATATGCTGGGGCCAGAAAATGGCGATGCCAGCGCGCTGGACTTTACGCTGGAATACGTCTCCAGCCGCCCTCAGCTGTTGGAAAAGCTCAATGCGTGGTTTGCCCGGCACGACCCGGACGTGCTGATCGGCTGGAACGTGGTGCAGTTCGATCTCCGCGTGCTGCAAAAACACGCCGATCGCTACGGGATTCCCCTGCGGCTGGGGCGCAACGGCGAGGCGCTGGAGTGGCGCGAGCACGGCTTTAAGCCGGGGATATTTTTTGCGCAGATGAGCGGACGGCTGGTGATCGACGGAATTGACGCACTGAAATCCGCCTTCTGGAACTTCAGCTCATTCAGCCTGGAGTCCGTTTCCCGCGAGCTGCTGGGAGAAGGCAAAGCGATTGATAATCCCTGGGACCGGATGCAGGAGATCAACCGGCGTTTTGCCGAGGATAAGCCTGCGCTGGCGCACTATAACCTGAAGGACTGCGAACTGGTCACGCGCATCTTCCAGCATACCGAGCTGATGCCGTTTCTGCTGGAGCGCGCCACCGTCAACGGTTTGCCGGTAGACAGGCACGGCGGCTCCGTGGCCGCCTTCAGCCATCTCTACCTGCCCCGCATGCACCGGGCAGGCTTTGTTGCCCCCGGCATGGGCGAGGTGGCTCCGGAAGCCAGCCCTGGCGGCTACGTGATGGACTCCCGCCCGGGTCTGTATGACTCGGTGCTGGTGCTGGATTACAAGAGCCTGTACCCGTCGATTATCCGCACCTTCCTGATCGATCCGGTGGGGCTGGTAGAGGGTCTGGCGCATCCCGATGAGGCAGACTCGGTGAGCGGCTTTCGCGAGGCGCGCTTTTCCCGCACCAACCACTGCCTGCCGGAAATCGTCAGGCAGATCTGGCTGGGGCGTGAAGCCGCTAAAAAAGCGGGTAACAAACCGCTTTCTCAGGCGCTAAAAATCATTATGAACGCCTTCTATGGCGTACTCGGCACCAGTGCATGCCGATTTTTCGACCCCCGCCTCGCCTCGTCGATCACCCTGCGCGGCCACGAAATTATGCGTCTGACCCGGGAGCGGGTGGAGGCCGAAGGCTACACCGTAATTTATGGCGATACCGACTCAACTTTCGTCTGGCTGAAAACGCCCCATGATGAAGCCAGCGCCGCCGCCATTGGTCAGCGCCTGGTGGAAAATATCAACGGCTGGTGGCGCGACCATCTGCGGCAGACGTTCAATCTGGACAGCGCGCTGGAGCTGGAATATGAGACGCACTTCAGCCGCTTCCTGATGCCGACCATTCGCGGAGCCGAACAGGGAAGCAAAAAGCGCTATGCCGGGCTGATCCGCACCGATCGGGAAGAGCGCATGGTCTTTAAGGGGCTGGAGACGGTCCGCACCGACTGGACGCCGCTGGCTCAGCGCTTTCAGCAGGCGCTTTATCTGAAAATTTTCAAGGGTGAACCCTACCAGGATTATATCCGCGAAACCGTCCGCCAGCTGCTGGAGGGCGAGCTGGATGACCAGCTCACCTATAGCAAGCGCCTGCGTCGCCCGCTTAACGATTACCAGCGCAACGTCCCGCCCCACGTGCGCGCGGCGCGGATCGCCGATGAGCAGAATCAGAAGCTGGGTCGGCCGCTGCTCTATCAGAACGGTGGACGCATCCGCTACGTGATGGCGACCTCAGGCCCCGAGCCGCTGGAAGCCCGTATCACGCCGCTGGACTATGAGCACTATCTCTCCCGTCAGCTGCAGCCGGTTGCCGACGGCATCCTTCCTTTCCTTCAGGATGACTTTGCTACACTGGTAACAGGTCAGTTGGGTTTGTTTTGA
- a CDS encoding DedA family protein, whose amino-acid sequence MEAWLQHLVTQSLAFSLLAIGVITFFESLALVGLLLPGTVLMASFGALIGSGQIGLYPAWAVGTLGCLIGDWISYLIGWQFKGPLHRWSFIKRHQKMMDKTEHALHQHSMFTIIVGRFVGPTRPLIPLVAGMLELPVKKFIPPNIIGCVLWPPLYLLPGILAGVAIDVPKDASSGSFKWLLLAVAVVVWLGCWLGWRWMRSKKQSDWATPWLPASRLRWLAPLMLLLAVASFTAIQFHPMMPVFRHLLWHVFIGG is encoded by the coding sequence ATGGAAGCCTGGCTGCAACACCTTGTTACGCAATCACTGGCCTTTTCGCTATTGGCTATTGGGGTGATCACCTTTTTCGAGTCGCTGGCGCTGGTCGGCCTGCTGCTACCCGGCACGGTCCTGATGGCTTCCTTTGGCGCGCTGATTGGCAGCGGACAGATTGGGCTGTATCCCGCCTGGGCAGTCGGCACGTTGGGCTGCCTGATTGGCGACTGGATTTCGTATCTGATTGGCTGGCAGTTTAAGGGGCCGCTGCATCGCTGGTCGTTTATCAAAAGGCATCAGAAAATGATGGATAAAACCGAACATGCGCTGCATCAGCACAGTATGTTCACCATCATTGTGGGGCGCTTCGTGGGGCCGACGCGGCCGCTGATCCCGCTGGTGGCCGGCATGCTTGAACTGCCGGTTAAGAAGTTTATCCCGCCGAATATCATTGGCTGCGTGCTGTGGCCGCCGCTCTATCTGCTGCCGGGTATCCTCGCGGGGGTGGCGATTGACGTTCCTAAAGACGCCAGCAGCGGCAGCTTTAAATGGCTGCTGCTGGCGGTTGCAGTGGTGGTCTGGCTGGGCTGCTGGCTGGGATGGCGCTGGATGCGATCGAAAAAGCAGTCCGACTGGGCAACACCCTGGCTGCCCGCATCCCGCCTGCGCTGGCTGGCACCGCTGATGCTGCTGCTTGCCGTCGCCAGCTTTACCGCTATCCAGTTCCACCCGATGATGCCGGTTTTCCGCCATCTGCTGTGGCACGTGTTTATCGGCGGCTGA
- the thiQ gene encoding thiamine ABC transporter ATP-binding protein ThiQ — protein MLTLTDLTYLYDHLPMRFTFSMKAGERLAVLGPSGAGKSTLLSLIAGFLQVDGGSLLINGEEQRLAPPAKRPVSMLFQENNLFPHLTVAQNIGLGLHPGLRLNEQQKQTLRNIAQRVGLQDYLQRLPGELSGGQRQRAALARCLVRQQPVLLLDEPFSALDPALRKEMLQLVDEVCLERNITLLMVSHSVGDAARIAPRSVLVVDGKIYWDGSTRALLNGEVAEAAVLGIALR, from the coding sequence ATGCTGACGCTGACTGATTTGACCTATCTCTATGACCACCTCCCGATGCGCTTCACGTTCAGCATGAAAGCGGGCGAAAGGCTGGCGGTGCTTGGCCCCAGTGGCGCGGGCAAAAGTACCCTGCTCAGCCTGATCGCCGGTTTTCTTCAGGTGGACGGAGGCAGCCTGCTGATTAACGGCGAGGAACAGCGCCTTGCGCCCCCCGCGAAACGCCCGGTTTCGATGCTGTTTCAGGAAAATAATCTGTTTCCCCACCTGACGGTGGCGCAGAATATCGGGCTGGGGCTGCATCCGGGGCTGAGGCTGAATGAGCAGCAAAAGCAGACGCTGCGCAACATCGCGCAGCGCGTCGGTTTGCAGGATTATTTGCAACGTCTGCCCGGCGAGCTTTCCGGCGGTCAGCGTCAGCGTGCGGCGCTGGCGCGGTGCCTGGTGCGTCAGCAGCCGGTGCTGCTGCTGGATGAGCCTTTTTCAGCGCTGGATCCGGCGCTGCGCAAAGAGATGCTCCAGCTGGTGGACGAGGTTTGCCTTGAGCGTAATATTACCCTGCTGATGGTGTCGCACAGCGTCGGGGACGCCGCGCGCATCGCCCCCCGCAGCGTGCTGGTGGTGGACGGGAAAATCTACTGGGATGGCAGCACCCGTGCGCTGCTCAACGGCGAGGTCGCCGAGGCGGCGGTGTTAGGGATTGCTCTGCGCTGA
- the thiP gene encoding thiamine/thiamine pyrophosphate ABC transporter permease ThiP has protein sequence MATRRQPLITGWMVPGGVAATLLVAAALLAFTALWQNAPAINWRDIWDDDYLWHVLRFSFGQALLSAALSVIPAIPLARALYRRRFTGRRTLLRLCAMTLVLPVLVAVFGILSVYGRTGWLAQLCALLGINYHFSPYGLQGILLAHVFFNLPLAARLFLQTLELIPGEQRQLAAQLGLRGWNHFYRVEWYWLRRQILPAGALIFMLCFASFATVLSLGGGPKATTIELAIFQALSFDYDPGRAALLAMIQMVCCLGLVILSQRLSKALPSGSNSIAGWRNPEDSLLAKLGDGLAIGLALLLLLPPLLAIVADGLNAGLLTVLRQKPLWLATLTSVRIALGAGMLSVILTVMLLWSSRELRLRQHPGWGESLELSGMLILAMPGIVLATGFFLLLNQTVGLPQQADGIIIFTNALMAIPYAMKVLENPLRDIAERYNRLCLSLDIRGWNRLRLIELRALRVPLAQALAFACVLSVGDFGVVALFGNDDFRTLPFYLYQQIGAYRSADGAVTALLLLMLCFLLFTLIEKLPGRHADAD, from the coding sequence ATGGCAACGCGCCGTCAGCCGCTGATCACCGGCTGGATGGTGCCTGGCGGTGTGGCCGCCACGCTGCTGGTTGCAGCGGCGCTGCTGGCCTTTACCGCGCTCTGGCAGAATGCTCCGGCGATAAACTGGCGTGACATCTGGGATGATGACTATCTCTGGCACGTCCTGCGCTTCTCCTTCGGGCAGGCGCTACTGTCGGCGGCGCTGTCGGTTATCCCCGCCATCCCCCTTGCCCGTGCGCTCTACCGCCGCCGCTTTACCGGCAGACGTACGCTGCTGCGCCTTTGCGCCATGACGCTGGTTCTGCCGGTCCTGGTCGCGGTATTTGGCATTCTCAGCGTCTACGGCAGAACGGGCTGGCTGGCCCAGCTCTGCGCCCTGCTTGGCATTAATTACCACTTCTCCCCCTATGGCCTGCAGGGCATCCTGCTGGCGCACGTCTTCTTCAACCTGCCGCTGGCAGCCCGTCTGTTTTTACAAACGCTGGAGCTTATCCCCGGCGAGCAGCGACAGCTGGCGGCGCAGCTTGGGCTGCGCGGCTGGAACCATTTTTATCGCGTGGAGTGGTACTGGCTGCGTCGGCAGATCCTTCCTGCGGGTGCGCTGATTTTTATGCTCTGCTTCGCCAGCTTTGCCACCGTACTGTCGCTGGGCGGCGGGCCAAAAGCGACCACCATCGAGCTGGCGATCTTTCAGGCGCTGAGCTTCGATTACGATCCTGGCCGGGCGGCGCTGCTGGCGATGATTCAGATGGTCTGCTGCCTGGGGCTGGTGATACTCAGCCAGCGGTTGAGCAAAGCTCTGCCCTCCGGCAGCAACAGCATTGCGGGCTGGCGCAATCCCGAGGACAGCCTGCTGGCAAAGCTGGGCGACGGGCTGGCTATCGGGCTGGCGCTGCTACTGCTGCTTCCGCCGCTGCTGGCGATCGTGGCGGACGGGCTGAACGCCGGCCTGCTGACCGTGCTCCGGCAAAAGCCGCTGTGGCTGGCAACCCTGACCTCGGTACGTATTGCGCTGGGCGCGGGCATGCTTAGCGTGATCCTGACGGTGATGCTGCTGTGGAGCAGCCGCGAGCTACGTCTGCGTCAGCATCCGGGATGGGGCGAGTCACTCGAACTGAGCGGAATGCTGATTCTGGCTATGCCGGGGATCGTGCTGGCGACCGGCTTTTTTCTGCTGCTGAACCAAACGGTCGGGCTGCCCCAGCAGGCTGACGGCATTATTATCTTCACTAACGCGCTAATGGCGATCCCCTATGCGATGAAGGTGTTGGAAAACCCGCTACGCGATATCGCTGAACGCTATAACCGTCTGTGCCTGTCGCTGGATATTCGCGGCTGGAATCGTCTGCGGCTCATTGAGCTGCGCGCGCTCAGGGTGCCGCTGGCGCAGGCTCTGGCCTTTGCCTGCGTACTCTCCGTCGGTGATTTTGGCGTGGTGGCGCTGTTCGGCAACGACGATTTCCGCACCCTGCCGTTCTACCTCTATCAGCAAATTGGCGCTTACCGTAGCGCAGACGGCGCGGTTACCGCCCTGCTCCTGCTGATGCTGTGCTTTTTGCTGTTCACCCTGATTGAAAAACTGCCGGGACGCCATGCTGACGCTGACTGA
- the thiB gene encoding thiamine ABC transporter substrate binding subunit, translated as MLKKVLPLLVLISLPALAAKPQLTVYTYDSFSAEWGPGPAIKKAFEARCGCELKYVALEDGVSLLNRLRMEGKNSKADVVLGLDNNLLDAAQKTGLFAPAKVDTHSITLPGGWHNSTFVPYDYGWFAFVYDKTRLQNPPKSLRELVDSDRPLRVIYEDPRTSTPGLGLLLWMKKVYGDSAPQAWQKLAQKTVTVTKGWSEAYGLFLKGEGDMVLSYTTSPAYHLIEEKKSQYAAANFQEGHYLQVEVAGQLKSSRQPELAQKFMQFMLDKPFQQSIPTGNWMYPVVKTALPAGFDTLTIPAKTLTFTPEEVASQRSQWISEWQRAVSR; from the coding sequence GTGTTAAAAAAAGTGCTGCCCCTGCTGGTCCTGATCTCCCTCCCTGCGCTTGCGGCAAAGCCCCAGCTAACGGTCTATACCTACGACTCTTTTTCCGCCGAATGGGGCCCTGGCCCGGCGATTAAAAAAGCCTTCGAAGCGCGCTGCGGCTGCGAACTGAAATATGTTGCGCTGGAAGATGGCGTCTCGCTGCTCAACCGACTGCGGATGGAAGGCAAAAACAGCAAGGCCGACGTGGTGCTCGGGCTGGATAACAACCTGCTGGATGCCGCGCAGAAAACCGGCCTGTTTGCGCCCGCAAAGGTCGATACCCATAGCATAACCCTGCCTGGCGGCTGGCATAACAGCACTTTTGTGCCCTACGACTACGGCTGGTTTGCCTTCGTGTATGACAAGACCCGGCTGCAAAACCCACCGAAAAGCCTCAGGGAACTGGTCGACAGCGATCGTCCGCTTAGGGTCATCTATGAAGATCCGCGCACCAGTACGCCGGGCCTCGGGCTGCTGCTGTGGATGAAAAAGGTCTATGGCGACAGCGCGCCGCAGGCATGGCAGAAACTGGCGCAAAAAACCGTCACCGTCACCAAAGGCTGGAGCGAAGCCTATGGCCTGTTCCTGAAGGGAGAAGGCGATATGGTGCTGAGCTACACCACCTCCCCGGCTTATCATCTGATCGAAGAGAAAAAGAGCCAGTACGCGGCGGCGAACTTCCAGGAGGGGCACTACCTTCAGGTCGAAGTGGCCGGGCAGCTAAAGTCGAGCAGGCAGCCAGAACTGGCGCAGAAATTTATGCAGTTTATGCTGGATAAACCCTTCCAGCAGAGCATTCCCACCGGCAACTGGATGTATCCGGTGGTGAAAACCGCCCTGCCAGCCGGATTTGATACGCTGACCATCCCGGCGAAGACCCTGACGTTCACGCCGGAAGAGGTCGCCAGCCAGCGCAGCCAATGGATAAGTGAATGGCAACGCGCCGTCAGCCGCTGA